The genomic interval TCAATGACGATGTGGTCGATGTTTTCTCGTATCGTATCATCGTTTAAAAGCACGTCAAGGTAAGGTTGCAGTGTCTCTTTGAGCTGTTTTTGCGCTTCGGGTTTAAGTTCGAACGAGCCCACGTCAAACAGTACAGAAGAGGGCAGACGAATCGCACCGCTGTTGGGGTCGATGTTGATCTTTTTACCCAGTTTACTTTTAAGCTCTTGCACCACTTTGATACGAATACCTGTCAAGTTTTTAATGCGCGATTTAGTGAGGTTCAGATCTTCGACCAACTGCTGATGTGACGCGCTGTTTTCAAGCAATTTGGCACTTAAAAGCGCTAACTCTCCCTCTTTGAGTTTGAGTGTGTTGGTGGTCGTTCCAAGTTCCATTTGGCTGGCGACAAGCTCACCTTTGACTTCATCGCGTGCCAGTTCGGTGTCAAGCAACAGTTTCTTAAGATTTTCGATCTCTCTATCTGAGAGTTGTAACCGTGCTGTTGCTTCGTCCAGACTTGACTCTTTTTGAGAGAGCAGTTCTTTCGCGATCTGCAACGAAGCACTCGTGACATTCATATCCGAGCGAAGCCTTAAGAAATCGCGTTGTTTTTGGGAGAGCTCCACTTGCGCGATGTGCAAAACTTTTTTTTGCGCTTCAAGATCATTTTTGATGCCTTTAAGATCGGTTTGCACATACACATATTTGACCACAATCGCCCCAATAAGCAAGATAAATACAAACAATAATCCTGCCATCAAGTCAGCATACGAGACCCAGAAGTTTTGATCAGAACTTCGTGAACGGTTGTAGCGCATTATTTTAACGCATCCATTTTCTGGATGATCTCTTCGGTTTCAGCATCGATGATCTTCAAGCTCTCTTTGAGCGACTCAACTTCATCATTTGCAGCGGTGTCACTTTGTTGGGTTTCTTTGAGTGTGCGCAGAAGCTCTTCGTTGGTTTTGAGCATCGCTTCATTGCTGTGCATCAGCTTTACATGCAAAGAGGTGGTGCTCTCATTAAAGAGGCTTAGTTTGGTTAGGATGTCTTCGTGGATCACGGCTAAATCGCGCTGCCTATCTTGCGAGCGTGAAAGTGCTTCCATCCCTTCTTTGATGTGTTCAGCGCCACGCTTAACCGCCATGGCTTCAAGGGTTAGCATCTCATCGAACAGTCCAAATTTGGTCTCGATACTTTTGCCAAGGCGTTCAAAAAAGTCATTGGAGCTTAGGCGTTCAAACATCTTGCCGATGCGCTCAAAGTTTTGAAGATTTTCTTGCAAGTAGGCTTGTTCAATCTCCTCTTTTGTCCAAAAAAGTGAAGCGGTAGCCTCTTGAACATGTGCGACATCGCGGTCAAAACGACTGAGTCCTCGTTTTTCAAAAAAGATCCACCACAGTGAGAGCAAAATACCGTAAATGGAGACATAAAACGCTGTTCCCACACCGCTTAAAAGAAGGCTTATTTCATTTTCCAACGCACCCGCACTTTGCGATGAAAAATCAGGAAGTGTTAACGCGATCGAGATAAACGTTCCCAAAATACCCATCGTTGGAAAGATACTTGCCGCAACAGAGGCATAATTGTCATTGCGAATGCCTTTGGCATAGGTGTCGATGAAATTTTCAAACGAAGCGTTGGACTTCATTTGTCCGCCAATAGGCATCAAATTCTTCGAGACATATTCGTGAAGTTCTGTTTGAAACTCTTTGGAGTAGCGTCTAAATGTACACGCACCAAATTCGCCGTTGTGCTTGGCAAAAATAAGGGAAACGATGTAAATAAACCCGATGAGCACGACGCTATGAATCCCCACTTTAAAATGTAAAATATCTAAATAACCGAGTAAAAAGTAGAGATATGCCACGGTTGGAAGCAAAATAAGCTTCAAATAAACCAAAGCGCAGTTACGTTTTGGAGCCTCTAATGCGGCTAAATTTTGGAATGTTTCGTTCATATTTTCTTGCATAAAAAGCCTTTGTAGAGTATTTATGATGTTTTCATCCATTATAACGCTTCTTTTTATACCGATGGTTAACAAAACGTCAAAATGTTGAACATTAACGTGCGATTAATATTAAAAGACTACAATTTTTCATGTCATTTACATCATGGTGAGAGATACAACACCTCGTATCGCCTCTAATGCCTTTTCCAAAGTCTCACAAGGGTTCATCCATGTCTTCCAAAAAAGATTTTTTAGAACGTCATAGCATCAAGCAGTTGCTTAAAACCACCCTACACCACAATCTTGAAAATATCACAACGCATTTAAAAGCGTTTTTGCACACCAAAGATCCTGAAAGCTTGCACCAGTACCGTGTTTACATTCGCACGGCGCGCTCCATCTGCTTGGAATTTAGCGATTTTATGGATGAAAAACGCCACGAATTACTCGACAAAACCCTCAAAATCCTCCAACAAGAGACCAACGAGATGCGCGATCTGGATGTCTTTTTAGAGGCACTTGAAGGGTACAAACAAAGCGTTGATGAAGCGTATTGGGGTGATTTTGAGCAACTGAGAGCGAAGCTTTTGGCGGAAAAAGAGGTGGTGTACCGACATTTTGAAGAAAAATTTACCCCCAAACTGCAAGCTAAAATTTTTGATGAACTTGCCGCACTGCACAGCGATGAGAAGCTCTGCCTTGCCAAATCCGAAGAAAAACTTTTCAAGCACATCAAAGAAATCATCGAAAATCGCCTCAAAAAGATCGCTAAAGCCTCCAAAAAACTCAACATAGACTCTTCCAATGAACGGTTTCACAAACTCAGACTTCACTACAAAAAACTTCGCTACACCTGCGATGCATTATCACTCAAACAGTTTGCTAAAAGTTTTAAACCGATTCAAACCGCTTTTGGCAAAGTACAAGATAAAAACACTCAAATCGAGCGCATCAAACGCTATAATAGCGCCAACAGTACAGCGCTGCAACAGATCATCGACCTTTTAGAAGAAGAGATCGTACGCGATAAGCAGGACTGCATCGAAAAATCCAGTAAGGAAGCCCTTCAAACCATGCACGAAAAATTTGAAAAAATCTTTACATGTAAAGCGTGCTAAGCGTGCCAGATTTAACCTACATCGCCCATTACCCTGAACATCTGATAGAACAAATTCGCCGTCTTATCACCGAAGAAAAACTGGGAAAATATCTGCTCTCCAAGTACCCAACCACGCACAATCTCACCAGCGATAAAGCCCTTTATACGTATACGATGGAGCTTAAAAGTACGCATCTGCGCAAAAGTGAGCCGATCACGAAAGTGCTGTATGATGGCAAAATTAACGACATCAACGATGCGCTAGGCTTGCATCGCATCACAATCAAAAACCACGGCGGACGCCTACGCAGTAAAAGTGAAATCAGGGTCGCAACACTCTTTAAAAGCTCACCCGAGCCTTTTTTAAAAATGATTTGCGTACACGAACTCGCCCATCTCAAAGAGCGAGAACACAACAAAGCCTTTTACGCCTTGTGCGAAAATATGGAGCCAAACTACCACCAATTGGAGTTTGATGTCAGGCTCTACCTCACGCATTTGGATCTGTTTGGGAAGTTGTATTAGCTTTACATGTAAAAAAATCTCGCTTCTTAGTCTATAATGATCAAAATTTTATCTGAGGAAAATTACTCATGTCTGAAACGACCATCCGCGTTGAATCCATGCAACCCAAACACTCCCAATCGTTGATCGAACTGCTCATTTACACCTTTCGAAATCACTTTAAACAGTGCCAAAATTTAAGCGATGAACAGTTAACCCATCTGTTTGGAAAACGTTTAGAATCTGCGTCCAACGAGGCATCAACGCACCGAATCATTGCATTGGAAGACGACAAAGTCGTCGGAACATTGTGTCTAAAATGGAAGCCTGAATCGGAACAGGCGAAAGCTAAAAACGTACTTTTTTCAAAAGAGATGGTGCAGGTATTGGGCAAATGGGAATGTGTCAAATTAGCGATCTCGTTGCATTTTCTAAAACACGAGCCTGCGCTTTATGAGTGCTACATCGCCGATATTTCGGTGCATCCTGAGCATCAAGAACAAGGCATTGAGCCTCTTCTCATCCAATGGGCGTGTGATTTTGCAAAAAAAGATACAAAATTTGATCTTATAACGTTATATTTAATGGACAAAAGCAAAGACACCGCACGCTTTTTCGAGAAGTTTTTCTTTAGAACCTGCCTCCAAAAAAAAAGCTTTGCACGGTCTGTTTTATTTGACGATTATCAATGGAATTATATGACTTTGCCTTTGAAGTAATATCTATAGGTTTACATGTAAAAGGAAAATAATGATAGTTGAAAGTGACAAGATTGAATTATCACAAAATCAGATTTCTTTTAAATATCCCGATAATAGAGATAGTTTTATTGTAAAACAAATAGTGCTATTTCTCCTGATGGTATGCTTGCTTTTGTTTGCATATCATCAAAAAGAGTTGATTGGTCGAATATTTTTTGTGTTATTCTCTTGTGCTGTAGGAATAGAACTACTATCTAATGCAAAAACTTTTTTCATAGATGAGATCATATTTGACGAAATATTTTTTATCTTGAAAAAAAAGAAAAAAATTCGCTTGCAAGAAGAGTGGTCAAATGTGGCTTTTAAAGTTACCCAAAACATAAACTATTTTTCTGAAAAAATTATTTTAGATTTTTATGCAATAACATCAAAAAAGCATATACTAAGAATTACCAATAGAGATTTATCAGAAGATTTATTTACGGAATTTATAGAAAAATTGTCGACTATTAGTGGAAGAAATCAAAATGACTTTATTCAAACATCTCACAACCAGTTATTAGCTTTTAATTTTGAGAAAACAGATGAAATAACGACATTGGGTGAATTTAATAAACTTACATATGATGCTGTTTTTTCAAAATATGGTATTTTGATTTTTACAGGAATGTTTATAGCGATTATTGCCATTTTGGTAATTATAAAATAATGGATTAGATTTTAAGGAAATAAACCATGACCTCCTCCCAACTCCCCATCTACATCATAGATGCCTTCACCAAAGAACTTTTCAAAGGCAATCAAGCCGCGGTTGTGCCACTTGAGCATTGGTTATCCGAATCCATGATGCAAAGCATCGCCTCTGAAAACAACCTCTCTGAGACGGCATTTTTTGTTAAAAATCCTGAGGGTGTTTTTGAGATTCGTTGGTTTTCACCTCTCAAAGAGATCGACTTTTGTGGGCATGCAACGTTGGCGAGTGCGTATGTGATTTTTAACCATCTTGGCGAAAAAGGCATCCTTTCATTTTGGGCGAAAGCGGTGGATACCATCGAAGTTCATGAGCGCGAAAAGGGGCTGATCGAGATGAGTTTTCCCAACCGTGCACCTGAGCGTGTGACCGAGAGTCCAGAAGCTTTAAGAACGGGGCTTTCCATTGCACCTCTTGAATTTTACAAGAACCAACAAGCCTATTTTGCAGTTTACGTGAGTGAGGATGACGTCAAAAATGTTGTGCCTAATCTTGAAAAACTGACAACACTTGCACCCCTTGATGTCGTGGTAACAGCTCCAAGTAAAGAGTACGACTTTGTATCACGCTACTTTTGGCCTGCCAATGGTGGCGTGGAAGATCCTGTTACGGGTTCGATTCATGCGGGACTTGCGCCGTTTTGGGCGAAGCGTTTGGGTAAGCAAAGCTTGGTTGCCTTGCAGGCATCGAAGCGCTCAGGTGTGCTTTATTGTCATGTGAGTGAAGAGCGTGTTTTTATTTCGGGTGCGTGTGTCGAGTATTTGAAAGGGACGATTGGGATTCGTGCTTAAATCGTTACACTTTTTATCAAAGAGCATAAATTTCTCACAATAACGTTATTATTTAGATCAAAATAATCCAAATGATAATAAAATTGGTACACGAGATAAGCAGCATCGCGCCAAAATTGAGGGGATAAATATGAAAAAATCTTTTGCAGTGGGTATGTGGTTCTTTGTAACGCCTCTTTTACTCTTAGCTTCGCCCTCTGTGGCGCTGGTCAAATCGCTTCACGGTGAGGTCTTGGTAACCCATGCTGACCATACAACGGTGCCCTTGAAACAAGGCGATAGAATCTTTGAGAAAGACTCCATTAAAACAGCTTCCAACAGTACCATTGGTCTTGTTTTTGAAGACAATACCTTGATCTCGATCGGTTCAAATGCTGAATTTTTGGTCGATGAGTATCTTTTTGAGCCTGAAAATAAAAACGTTAAATTTAAAAGCAATCTGTTTAAAGGGATTATGGCGTGCAAAACGGGGCTCATTCCTAAGATCAATCCTGACGCGATGGAGATCAAAGCAAAAACGGCGACCATTGGTATTAGAGGAACCTATTTTGTAGCGGAGGCAAAAGAATGAGACGCTTAACGCTTTTAGGACTCTGTTTGGGAGTCGTTTTATTGTCAGGCTGTGCTTCAAAAGATGTTCAAATAACCCTGTTACCTGAGGATGAGGGCAAAGTAGGTGTCATCTCCGTTGCGGATCGTAAAGGCGACACACATACGATAAACAAAGCCTATGAAGCCTTAGATATTTCTCAAAAAGGTGAGATTGCATCCAAGCTTGAAACCGAAGAGAGTGTGAAACTAAAGTATGCGGAGGTGTTAAATGCCTTACCGCAAAAACCTCAAAGCTACCTCTTCTTTTTTAGTTTTGACAGTGCTGTTTTAGAGACAAAACAGCTTGAAGAGTTGAAGGTGCTGGCTCGATTGATTCGCGAAAATAGCATCGTCGAAATCATCAGTATCGGTCATAGCGATAGCGCAGGCGATAAAGAGTATAACAAAACGCTTTCACTCTTACGCGCTAAAAATGTTGCCGATAAACTAGCAGTTTATGGCGTGCCTAAGTCACTGTTGCAATTGCAGTATTATGGCGATGCCAATCCTTTGGACCCGACCACCAACACTAAACCAAATGCGAAAAACAGAAGAGTAGAGCTTATTTTAAAGTAGTAGCCTTTGGTCTTATCCGTGTTTCTTAACGTTTACATGTAAAGTGCTAGAGTTTAATGCTGGGTAGCTCTTCGCGCTCGATGGTGGCGCTTAGTTTTTGATAAACACCCAAAGCGACGATTAAAATGGCGGAGACAAACAGCAAGAATGCAGGGTAGATTAACAGTGACATATCTTCTGTTCCTGCTTTAAAGATGTAGACCAATCCTTCGATACTGACAGCAATCGTAATGATGACGATGATCTTGGTAAGGGTCCGTCTCGCTTCCCTTGGGTCGCGAAGTTCTTTGTTCATAAAGACCTCTTCTTCGATCATGTACTGCGCCACATCGATGATCGCCGCGGAAATAACGATGGCACCAACGGATTGAAGCATGCGTGGGATAAATTCACCCTTGAGTGGAATGCTCGCGATGACTTCATACACCGCCCAGCCCATAATGAGCAACGACATGATAATGAGCAGCAAAGCGGCAAAAAGGTGGATGGAATTGAGTAAAAAGACAAATAATTTTTGCATGAAAATTCCTTAGATGCGAGGTTTCTAGGTTGTTTTCATTATAGGCTTATGATACTTAAACGAAGCGTTCAGAGGGTTTACATGTAAAGCAGAGGCACCTCAAATGCCTCTGAGATGGTGTCTTAGCCTTTAGGTTTTTTTGCTTCCAAAAACTGCAATAACGCTTCCAAAACAACCTGAGGCTTCTCTTCAGGTACAAAATGCCCACACTCTTTTACCCCAAAACCTTGTACATCAGAGGCGTATTTTTGCCAGCCTTCCAGCACATTCCAGATGTTTCCCACAACACCATTGGCTCCCCAAAGAACGAGGAGGGGCGTTTGGATGGTGAACGGCCGGTCGCGTGTGTCATGTTCCAAGTCAATGCTTGCGGATGCTCTGTAATCTTCGCTGATGCCATGTACGGTTTCAGGATTGGAGTAGTGACGAATATACTCTTGTAACACCTCTTCGGGGAAGTTTTTTTGCGTTTCGGGAGTCGCTTTTTTAAGCAGATTGTTGCGGATAAAATACTCAGGATCAGCTCCTAAAAAGCGCTCAGGAAAGTCGTAGGCTTGGATGTAGAAAAACCAGTGCCAGTATTTGGTCGCAAACTCGCAGTTGGTTTGCTCGTACATATCTAAGGTTGGGAGAATATCCATCATTGTACAGGTGAGCACTTTTTCAGGGTGGTCGAGCATCAAACGGTGGCAAACGCGCGCACCACGATCGTGTCCAACGATGTGGAACTTGGAAAAACCTAGCGTTTGCATCACGGTGACTTGGTCTTGCGCCATCACCCGTTTGGAGTAGTTGGAGTGATCACTCAAACCTTTGGGTTTGGAGCTATCGCCGTAGCCTCTAAGATCGGTGGCAACAACGGTGTACTTTTGCGCAAGGGTAGGGGCGATGTCGCGCCAAATGAGGTAACTCTCAGGATGCCCATGAAGCAGTAAAATAACCTCTTCGCCACTGCCTCCGATGAGAGTGTTGATCTGTATATCATCACCCACGTTGATCATTTTTCGCTCAAATCCTTGGAAATAATCCGTAATTGCCATGATGCTACTCCATTGTGTAATATGTGATATGTTATCACGTTTGGGGAAAATAGCATTCAAAATCTTTACATGTAACGCTAAAAAAGCTTAAATGTGTTTCATTTTAGCAACAAAAAGGTTGCGATGGTAGAGATGGCTATGCCGACGCACACTTCGATCGAGAGCGTTCTCCCTTCAAAAATATACAGCAATAACGCGATGCTTGCGGGATTGAGATAGATGTATGCCATCACCTTTTTTGGACCGATAAGCACCGTACTTTTTTGGTACAAATACGCAGTGACAAAGGTCGCGATGATTGCAAGATAGAGCAAGTATTTCAGTGCAGTTAGATCAAGCGTTTCCCATTGTAAAGGAACGTCAAACACTACTTTCGCCCCCAACATCCAAAACGATCCGCCCACTAACGTCATCAAAACAAGCACGAGCATATCGTCCTCTTTTTTGTGCAAAACTTTCATGCAAATCGCATAAGCGGACATGCAAAGAATGGCACCTAAAAAGATAAGCTCGCCACGTCCGAGTGAAAAGTGCAGTAAAAGATTGATGTCACCTTTAAAGACGACAATCAGTGTTCCGATGATGCCACACACATAAATGAGCAGTTGCGTTTGGCTGATGCGTTCTTTGAAAAAAAAGATGCATAAAATAGCGGTTATAAGGGGTAAAAGCGTGTAAAGTGTGCCTGTGCTGAGCGCTGTTGTATATTCCAATGCTTGGAAAAAAAGGATGAAATAAAATGTGTAAAAAAAGCTAATAATAAGGGCTCTTCCAAGCGTATTGAAGATGCGTGCGCGTCTTTTAGCATCCAAAAGAACAAATGGCGCTAAGACGCAAGCGGCGATCAGAAAGCGCAGAAGATTAAGCGAAATGGGATGAATAACGCCAGCGAGTTTTTTAGAGATGATGAAAGAACCTGCGACCAAAAACGTGGCGAGAAGCACCATAAGATGCGCTTTAAATGCGTTTGACATAAAAACCCTTTAACACAATATACCAGAATCGTAGCAGGATTTAAGGACGATGTCATTTACCTATGTTGAGACTTTTGCGAATGCGGCTTAGTTGCGTGGGCGTAATGCCAAGATGGCTTGCGATGTGGTGTTGCGAAGCTCTTTTTTCGATCTCTGGGTGTTTGTCTAAAAATTTTTGGTAGCGCGTGGTGGCATTATCGACAATAAGTGAGATCTCATTTCTCTCTTTTTCGATGATCCAGTTTTTCTCAAGGTAACGAAGGTAGAAATTTTTATACGATGCATGGGATTCGATGAGTGTTTTATACCCTAGATAGTTGATCTCCATAACTACACTTGGCTCAAGCGCTTCGATGCAAAGGTACGAGTTTTCCCCCGTAAGCAGTGAAACAACCGAAGCGGAGAAGTAGTTTTCATGAAAAAGATTTTTGGTGTAAAGCGCACCATTTTCACCCAAATAATAAGTCCGAAGTAGCCCTTCACAGATAAAATAGATCGCGTCAGCAGGTGAATAGGCATCTTGAAGTACTTCGCCTTTTTTGACAACTCTTAGCTTTAAGTAAGGTTTTAAAAGTGCAAATTCATCACGATTTATGGGTGCATAATGGTTCAATGCTTCGTAAAATTGCTCCCAAAATCTCGCTTCATTTTCCATCGTTTCTCCTCTTTAAAAGCGCTCCATCATAACCAATTTTACTTTACATGTAAAGTTCAAAAGCCTACTTTTCAATCATGATTTTTGCGTGAGTCTAGGTATAATGGCACATCATTTATGGTGTAAGAAAGAGGTTTTATGGTTGCTTTAATTGCTCTTGGTCTGCTCTCCGCGCTTTTTTTTAGCTCTACATTTGTGCTCAATCGTTTGATGAGTTTAGAAGGGGGGCATTGGATCTGGTCGGCGTCCTTGCGGTATGCTTTTATGATACTCTTTTTACTGATCGTGATTCGTCTCTTTCAGGGTAAAAAACCGCTTCACGCACTGTTCAAACTTTTTGCAGAACATTGGCTTTTTTGGACGGTTGCGGGGAGCATTGGGTTTGGCTGTTTTTACGCGCTTTTGTGCTTTAGTGCCGATTATGCCCCTGCATGGGTGATCGCCGCGACATGGCAGTTGACTATCATCGCATCCTTATTTGTTTTAATGCTTTTTGGTAGAACGTTTCCCAAACGTATTTGGATCTTTTCGACGATCATCGTCATCGGCGTTGGGCTGATCAACACCTCACATATCACAACGTTTCATTTTGTGGAGTTTGCCAAGGGTGCTTTTCCTGTGCTGATAGCCGCATTTTGTTATCCTTTTGGCAATCAACTCGTCTGGGAGTCAAAACACGGGCATAAACTTTTCCCCAAGATCGACTCACCCTTACTGGAAAATGCGTTTAACAAAGTCTTTTTGCTCTGCTTAGGCTCACTCCCATTTTGGGTTGTTTTAGTGGCATTTATCAATCCACCGATGCCTTCGATGGGGCAAGTGCTTAACACCTCGTTGGTCGCACTGCTCGCAGGAGTGGTGGCAACCACGCTCTTTTTATTGGCACGACATCAGGCACACAAGTCCAGCGAACTCGCCGCTGTGGATGCGACTCAAGCAAGTGAAGTGATCTTTGCGCTCTTAGGGGAGATGCTCTTCTTAGGCGCCGCACTGCCCAACGCGCAAGCGTGGGCTGGGATGAGTTTGGTGTTTGTCGGGCTTGGATTTTTTATCTATTTTCAAGAAAAAAAGAGTCTTGTTGATGATTGATTCATTAAAATGAGTTACAATACGGAAAATCGTTAGAAGGATCTTTTCGAAATGAAAACGCTTAAAAAAGCATGGTGGATTATGGCAGTGTTCATAGGCGTATTAGCTTATGCTGAAAGCCCAAAAATGGCGCTCCCTTTTAATATCACACCAGAGATGTACGCTTCATTTATGGCGCAAAATTTAGCCAACAACCTTCCTCAGACCTTCAAACATAAAGATCTCTCTTTGGTCGTCACCAAAGTCTATGCGATGCAAAACAAAGTCTTTTTCCAATCGACCACAACCCAGTACAAACAAATTTTAGCAGAACTCAACACATACCACACACTGCCCGATGATCTTAAAAGGCAGTGTAAAGATTTTTCCAAAATTGCGATGGTCGACAAAGGCGTTGAGTACTACTTAAGTGTGGAAGAAGGAAGCAAAAAATTTGTTGCAAAATACGACAAAGAGGCGTGCTCCGAGAGTTTTGATCCTGCTCAGAAAATCTTCATTGGTGGGTATAACCGTTACGGTATGGATATGAACGGTGCGAGCAAAAAAGAGAATCTTGCCAAAAAATCTTCCAAGTAGTTAACGAACACAGTTACGCCCCTCATTTTTAGCAAGGTAAAGCTTTTCATCGGCTTGGATGTAGAGCTCATCGAGCCTTTTAATGCGCTCGCTTAGCATTGCTAATCCAATGCTGACGGTAAAGTTGAGAGTAAGCCCTCCATCGTAGGGAACACTCAGTTGACTCAGCTCGTCTTTGAGTTTTTCCATCTTCGCTCTAGCGTGTTCTTCGTTTACATGTAAGAGTACAAACGCAAACTCTTCACCACCCAAACGTGCGATCAAGTCCGTCTCGCGCAAACTCTGTTTACAATGCTGCGCTAACGCTTGAAGCACGGTATCTCCCACAGGATGACCCAGTGTGTCATTGATGCGTTTAAAATTATCAATATCCATGACTGCAAAACAGAGCGAAGCGTCATAACGCATCGCACGCTGAAGCTCTTTTTCTGCCAATTCCAAGAAATAGCCACGGTTGTACAGCGAAGTAAGTGTGTCAGTTTGGGCTAGGTGTTGAAGCTCTTTTTCAAGCACACGACGTCGCTCGATCTCCTCTTTGAGCAGTGCTTGCTCTAAAAAAAGAGCGTAATGCGTCTGCAAAGACTCTTTTTGATACCGTGCACGGTGGTACTCCACCCAACTGCTGATAAACGCAACGATCATATACGTAATGGCAAAACGAATTTGAAACGGAATGCTATAGACGGTGTGAATCTGTGGAACAAACAGAAAAAGCCCGGTGATCATGCCCAAAAAGAGATAACTGTACAAAAAGCCCAGACGATTTCCAAATAAAAAGATAACACTAATAGGATAAATATAGGTCCAAAGGATGCGGGAATTTTCACTATCAAGATGCGAAACAACGTAAAGCATGAGAATCGCATACAGAAAATTGGCTCCGTGGTACAGTAGGTACGTTTTTTTAATTTTAGAGATAAGAAAAAGCGAGCCGATCGTGTAAGAGGCAAAAAGCATGATCAAAAAAGCCAATATATAATTGGCACTATACGCATTGTAAACACAGGCAAAAAGAGAAACAGGAATCATCAAAAACGCAATCCATATGTAATGGTTGAGCCGTGAGAGCTCCTCCTCATCTAGCGAGGGAGATTTCTCAACAATAAGATCCACAAAATGCTGCATGTTTTTAGCCAGTGAAAGCATGTTGCCTCTTTTTTTCTTATCATTGTACATTATTATCGTGACAAAGGCGTTGTATTTTACATGTAAACATAAAAAATTACACGATAAAGCATTACTAAGCTTCAAGGGTTTTTAGCCATATTGTTTGAAGAAGCTCTATCGCTTCTTCGATCTCTCTCTCCGAGAGCCCTCCAAAGCCCATGCGAATCGCCTCCCACGTCTCACCGTAAAGATCACTCGCACAGTAAAGTTTGATACCTTGTTTGAGAGCATTGGCTTTTAATGTTTGCAGATCAATCGTGAGGGTTGGGCGTATCAAAATAGCAAGCCCACCACCTTCACTGATGATCTCTATCATAGGTCCTAACGTGCTTTTGAGTCGCTCTTTCATCAGGTCGTGTTTCTTTCGG from Sulfurospirillum multivorans DSM 12446 carries:
- a CDS encoding alpha/beta fold hydrolase, with protein sequence MAITDYFQGFERKMINVGDDIQINTLIGGSGEEVILLLHGHPESYLIWRDIAPTLAQKYTVVATDLRGYGDSSKPKGLSDHSNYSKRVMAQDQVTVMQTLGFSKFHIVGHDRGARVCHRLMLDHPEKVLTCTMMDILPTLDMYEQTNCEFATKYWHWFFYIQAYDFPERFLGADPEYFIRNNLLKKATPETQKNFPEEVLQEYIRHYSNPETVHGISEDYRASASIDLEHDTRDRPFTIQTPLLVLWGANGVVGNIWNVLEGWQKYASDVQGFGVKECGHFVPEEKPQVVLEALLQFLEAKKPKG
- a CDS encoding DMT family transporter: MSNAFKAHLMVLLATFLVAGSFIISKKLAGVIHPISLNLLRFLIAACVLAPFVLLDAKRRARIFNTLGRALIISFFYTFYFILFFQALEYTTALSTGTLYTLLPLITAILCIFFFKERISQTQLLIYVCGIIGTLIVVFKGDINLLLHFSLGRGELIFLGAILCMSAYAICMKVLHKKEDDMLVLVLMTLVGGSFWMLGAKVVFDVPLQWETLDLTALKYLLYLAIIATFVTAYLYQKSTVLIGPKKVMAYIYLNPASIALLLYIFEGRTLSIEVCVGIAISTIATFLLLK
- a CDS encoding Crp/Fnr family transcriptional regulator, which produces MENEARFWEQFYEALNHYAPINRDEFALLKPYLKLRVVKKGEVLQDAYSPADAIYFICEGLLRTYYLGENGALYTKNLFHENYFSASVVSLLTGENSYLCIEALEPSVVMEINYLGYKTLIESHASYKNFYLRYLEKNWIIEKERNEISLIVDNATTRYQKFLDKHPEIEKRASQHHIASHLGITPTQLSRIRKSLNIGK
- a CDS encoding DMT family transporter; its protein translation is MVALIALGLLSALFFSSTFVLNRLMSLEGGHWIWSASLRYAFMILFLLIVIRLFQGKKPLHALFKLFAEHWLFWTVAGSIGFGCFYALLCFSADYAPAWVIAATWQLTIIASLFVLMLFGRTFPKRIWIFSTIIVIGVGLINTSHITTFHFVEFAKGAFPVLIAAFCYPFGNQLVWESKHGHKLFPKIDSPLLENAFNKVFLLCLGSLPFWVVLVAFINPPMPSMGQVLNTSLVALLAGVVATTLFLLARHQAHKSSELAAVDATQASEVIFALLGEMLFLGAALPNAQAWAGMSLVFVGLGFFIYFQEKKSLVDD
- a CDS encoding GGDEF domain-containing protein, which produces MLSLAKNMQHFVDLIVEKSPSLDEEELSRLNHYIWIAFLMIPVSLFACVYNAYSANYILAFLIMLFASYTIGSLFLISKIKKTYLLYHGANFLYAILMLYVVSHLDSENSRILWTYIYPISVIFLFGNRLGFLYSYLFLGMITGLFLFVPQIHTVYSIPFQIRFAITYMIVAFISSWVEYHRARYQKESLQTHYALFLEQALLKEEIERRRVLEKELQHLAQTDTLTSLYNRGYFLELAEKELQRAMRYDASLCFAVMDIDNFKRINDTLGHPVGDTVLQALAQHCKQSLRETDLIARLGGEEFAFVLLHVNEEHARAKMEKLKDELSQLSVPYDGGLTLNFTVSIGLAMLSERIKRLDELYIQADEKLYLAKNEGRNCVR